A single Phragmites australis chromosome 4, lpPhrAust1.1, whole genome shotgun sequence DNA region contains:
- the LOC133915638 gene encoding LRR receptor kinase SERK2-like isoform X1 — translation MELLSIVIIVSLLRFSASDRQGDALYDMKLKLNATGSQLSDWNQNQVNPCTWNSVICDSNNNVVQVTLATMGFTGVLSSRIGELEYLNVLSLPGNKITGGIPEQFGNLSRLTILDLEENLLVGPIPASLGQLSKLELLILSQNNLNGSIPDTLAGISSLTDIRLAYNKLSGQIPAQLFQVARYNFSGNNLTCGANFLHPCASNVSYQGSSRGSKIGIVFGTVGGVMGLFILGSLFIICNGRRKSHLREVFVDVSGEDDRRIAFGQLKRFAWRELQLATDNFSEKNVLGQGGFGKVYKGALPDGTKIAVKRLTDYESPGGEAAFLREVELISVAVHRNLLRLIGFCTTQTERLLVYPFMQNLSVAYRVREFKPGEPILYWSARKRVAIGTARGLEYLHEHCNPKIIHRDVKAANVLLDEDFEPVVGDFGLAKLVDVQKTSVTTQVRGTMGHIAPEYLSTGKSSEKTDVFGYGIMLLELVTGQRAIDFSRLEEEDDVLLLDHVKKLQREGHLDAIVDRNVNSNYNGQEVEMMIQVALLCTQASPEDRPSMSEVVRMLEGEGLTERWEEWQQVEVTRRQDYERMQQRFDWGEDSIYNQDAIELSAGR, via the exons ATGGAGCTTCTCAGCATCGTCATAATTGTGTCTCTGCTCCGGTTTTCTGCATCTGATCGTCAAG gTGATGCACTATATGATATGAAGCTGAAACTGAATGCTACTGGCAGTCAGCTTTCTGACTGGAACCAAAATCAAGTTAACCCCTGCACTTGGAATTCTGTTATTTGTGACAGTAACAACAATGTTGTGCAAGT AACATTGGCTACTATGGGATTTACTGGAGTTCTGTCATCAAGAATTGGAGAGCTCGAATATTTGAATGTTCT GTCCTTGCCTGGTAACAAAATCACCGGTGGCATACCAGAGCAGTTTGGCAACCTCTCTCGTTTGACAATCTTAGATTTGGAAGAGAACCTGTTGGTTGGGCCAATACCAGCTTCTCTTGGCCAGCTTTCAAAGCTCGAGCTTCT GATACTGAGTCAGAACAATCTCAATGGATCTATTCCTGATACGCTAGCAGGCATCTCAAGCTTGACAGACAT TCGGCTAGCTTACAATAAGCTATCTGGTCAAATACCTGCTCAACTGTTTCAAGTTGCACGTTACAA TTTTTCAGGTAATAACTTGACTTGTGGAGCAAATTTCCTCCATCCTTGTGCCTCAAATGTGTCTTACCAAG GTTCATCCCGTGGTTCGAAAATAGGCATTGTGTTTGGAACAGTTGGAGGAGTGATGGGGCTATTCATCTTAGGGTCTCTATTTATTATCTGTAATGGAAGGAGGAAAAGCCATCTACGTGAAGTTTTTGTGGATGTATCAG GTGAGGATGATAGAAGAATCGCATTTGGCCAGTTGAAAAGATTTGCATGGCGAGAATTGCAACTTGCAACTGACAATTTCAGTGAGAAAAATGTTCTTGGACAAGGGGGGTTTGGGAAAGTATATAAAGGAGCACTTCCAGATGGTACTAAGATTGCTGTAAAACGGTTAACTGATTATGAAAGTCCTGGTGGAGAGGCTGCCTTTTTGCGTGAAGTCGAGCTGATTAGCGTTGCAGTTCACCGGAATCTTTTAAGATTGATTGGCTTCTGTACAACACAAACAGAGCGCCTACTTGTTTATCCTTTCATGCAGAATCTTAGTGTGGCCTACCGTGTACGAG AATTTAAACCTGGGGAACCAATATTATATTGGTCTGCAAGGAAGCGAGTGGCTATAGGCACAGCACGTGGACTGGAGTATCTGCACGAGCACTGCAATCCTAAGATTATACATCGTGATGTCAAGGCTGCCAACGTCTTGCTTGATGAAGATTTTGAACCGGTTGTTGGTGATTTTGGCTTGGCCAAGCTGGTGGATGTACAGAAGACATCTGTGACTACTCAAGTCCGTGGAACTATGGGTCACATTGCACCTGAATATCTGTCCACAGGAAAGTCATCTGAGAAAACGGATGTTTTTGGTTATGGCATAATGCTTCTTGAACTAGTAACAGGACAGCGTGCCATCGACTTTTCACgcttggaggaagaagacgatgtGTTGTTGCTTGATCAT GTCAAGAAGCTGCAACGAGAAGGGCATCTAGACGCCATCGTCGACCGCAACGTAAACAGTAATTACAACGGGCAGGAGGTTGAGATGATGATCCAGGTTGCGCTGCTCTGCACCCAAGCCTCGCCCGAGGATCGCCCGTCCATGTCCGAGGTCGTCCGGATGCTCGAAGGGGAGGGCCTGACCGAGCGGTGGGAAGAGTGGCAACAGGTTGAGGTGACGAGGCGGCAGGACTACGAGCGGATGCAGCAGCGGTTCGACTGGGGCGAGGACTCCATTTACAACCAGGACGCAATCGAACTATCCGCTGGCAGATAA
- the LOC133915638 gene encoding LRR receptor kinase SERK2-like isoform X2, translating to MGFTGVLSSRIGELEYLNVLSLPGNKITGGIPEQFGNLSRLTILDLEENLLVGPIPASLGQLSKLELLILSQNNLNGSIPDTLAGISSLTDIRLAYNKLSGQIPAQLFQVARYNFSGNNLTCGANFLHPCASNVSYQGSSRGSKIGIVFGTVGGVMGLFILGSLFIICNGRRKSHLREVFVDVSGEDDRRIAFGQLKRFAWRELQLATDNFSEKNVLGQGGFGKVYKGALPDGTKIAVKRLTDYESPGGEAAFLREVELISVAVHRNLLRLIGFCTTQTERLLVYPFMQNLSVAYRVREFKPGEPILYWSARKRVAIGTARGLEYLHEHCNPKIIHRDVKAANVLLDEDFEPVVGDFGLAKLVDVQKTSVTTQVRGTMGHIAPEYLSTGKSSEKTDVFGYGIMLLELVTGQRAIDFSRLEEEDDVLLLDHVKKLQREGHLDAIVDRNVNSNYNGQEVEMMIQVALLCTQASPEDRPSMSEVVRMLEGEGLTERWEEWQQVEVTRRQDYERMQQRFDWGEDSIYNQDAIELSAGR from the exons ATGGGATTTACTGGAGTTCTGTCATCAAGAATTGGAGAGCTCGAATATTTGAATGTTCT GTCCTTGCCTGGTAACAAAATCACCGGTGGCATACCAGAGCAGTTTGGCAACCTCTCTCGTTTGACAATCTTAGATTTGGAAGAGAACCTGTTGGTTGGGCCAATACCAGCTTCTCTTGGCCAGCTTTCAAAGCTCGAGCTTCT GATACTGAGTCAGAACAATCTCAATGGATCTATTCCTGATACGCTAGCAGGCATCTCAAGCTTGACAGACAT TCGGCTAGCTTACAATAAGCTATCTGGTCAAATACCTGCTCAACTGTTTCAAGTTGCACGTTACAA TTTTTCAGGTAATAACTTGACTTGTGGAGCAAATTTCCTCCATCCTTGTGCCTCAAATGTGTCTTACCAAG GTTCATCCCGTGGTTCGAAAATAGGCATTGTGTTTGGAACAGTTGGAGGAGTGATGGGGCTATTCATCTTAGGGTCTCTATTTATTATCTGTAATGGAAGGAGGAAAAGCCATCTACGTGAAGTTTTTGTGGATGTATCAG GTGAGGATGATAGAAGAATCGCATTTGGCCAGTTGAAAAGATTTGCATGGCGAGAATTGCAACTTGCAACTGACAATTTCAGTGAGAAAAATGTTCTTGGACAAGGGGGGTTTGGGAAAGTATATAAAGGAGCACTTCCAGATGGTACTAAGATTGCTGTAAAACGGTTAACTGATTATGAAAGTCCTGGTGGAGAGGCTGCCTTTTTGCGTGAAGTCGAGCTGATTAGCGTTGCAGTTCACCGGAATCTTTTAAGATTGATTGGCTTCTGTACAACACAAACAGAGCGCCTACTTGTTTATCCTTTCATGCAGAATCTTAGTGTGGCCTACCGTGTACGAG AATTTAAACCTGGGGAACCAATATTATATTGGTCTGCAAGGAAGCGAGTGGCTATAGGCACAGCACGTGGACTGGAGTATCTGCACGAGCACTGCAATCCTAAGATTATACATCGTGATGTCAAGGCTGCCAACGTCTTGCTTGATGAAGATTTTGAACCGGTTGTTGGTGATTTTGGCTTGGCCAAGCTGGTGGATGTACAGAAGACATCTGTGACTACTCAAGTCCGTGGAACTATGGGTCACATTGCACCTGAATATCTGTCCACAGGAAAGTCATCTGAGAAAACGGATGTTTTTGGTTATGGCATAATGCTTCTTGAACTAGTAACAGGACAGCGTGCCATCGACTTTTCACgcttggaggaagaagacgatgtGTTGTTGCTTGATCAT GTCAAGAAGCTGCAACGAGAAGGGCATCTAGACGCCATCGTCGACCGCAACGTAAACAGTAATTACAACGGGCAGGAGGTTGAGATGATGATCCAGGTTGCGCTGCTCTGCACCCAAGCCTCGCCCGAGGATCGCCCGTCCATGTCCGAGGTCGTCCGGATGCTCGAAGGGGAGGGCCTGACCGAGCGGTGGGAAGAGTGGCAACAGGTTGAGGTGACGAGGCGGCAGGACTACGAGCGGATGCAGCAGCGGTTCGACTGGGGCGAGGACTCCATTTACAACCAGGACGCAATCGAACTATCCGCTGGCAGATAA